The Aedes aegypti strain LVP_AGWG chromosome 3, AaegL5.0 Primary Assembly, whole genome shotgun sequence genome contains a region encoding:
- the LOC5569000 gene encoding acyl-CoA synthetase short-chain family member 3, mitochondrial isoform X2, whose protein sequence is MNRYVGGELNACYNALDRHVQNNKGNKVALIHDSPMTNTIRRVTYNELYEKVSRLAGGLKKLGVKKGDRVVIYMPLIPEAIMAMLATVRLGAIHSVVFGGFAASELCTRIEHAEPKVIIAANCGIEPNKIIHYLDILHEAAEMSKWKPRTNVIFQRSNILISDLDKRMDVTWESTLDEPTGCVPVEANDPLYILYTSGTTDKPKGITRPTGGHLVTLMYTMDTIYGVQPDDVWWNASDLGWVVGHSYICYGPLLYGATSVMYEGKPDRTPDPGQYFRLIDQHKVTALFSVPTSFRVLRRTDPDVKYGKKYSMKSLRTIFIAGEHCDSETKMWIEKTFRVPVLNNWWQTETGSAMTATCVGLAQNLNPPNFTTGLPFCGYDIRVLHPDGTEADPNELGRLVVKLPLPPGTMSTLYRNAELFENLYFHKYPGYYDTMDAGYKDEKGYVYVTARDDDVINVAGHRISTSSLEDAVLRHPDIADAAVFGVPEPTKGQIPLCLYVIKEGVSKATAKLSVELISLIREVIGPIAAFRLVGRVDGLPRTRSGKTMRKAMADFAANKTVILPATIEDVEVFDDIRRALQELGYAMNAPMPVIGTKK, encoded by the exons ATGAACAG GTACGTTGGTGGCGAGCTCAACGCATGCTACAACGCTTTGGATCGACATGTACAGAACAACAAGGGCAACAAGGTAGCGCTCATTCACGATAGTCCCATGACGAATACTATACGCCGAGTAACTTACAATGAACTTTATGAAAAG GTCTCACGGCTAGCCGGCGGTTTGAAAAAGTTGGGCGTCAAGAAAGGCGATAGAGTCGTCATCTATATGCCTTTGATTCCAGAAGCGATTATGGCTATGTTAGCTACAGTCAGGCTTGGGGCTATACATTCGGTGGTGTTTGGAG GGTTCGCCGCCAGTGAGCTTTGCACGCGTATCGAGCATGCTGAACCAAAGGTTATCATAGCAGCAAACTGTGGAATAGAACCGAACAAAATAATCCATTACCTGGATATACTCCATGAAGCTGCTGAAATGTCAAAATGGAAACCTCGCACCAATGTCATATTCCAACGAAgcaacattttgatttccgactTGGATAAACGAATGGACGTAACATGGGAATCTACGTTGGACGAACCTACGGGGTGTGTGCCAGTAGAGGCCAATGACCCGTTGTATATATTGTACACTTCTGGAACAACTG ATAAACCGAAGGGAATTACACGTCCAACTGGAGGTCATCTAGTAACGCTAATGTATACTATGGATACGATATATGGAGTACAACCAGACGATGTGTGGTGGAATGCATCCGATTTGGGGTGGGTAGTTGGTCACTCTTACATATGCTATGGACCATTGCTGTACGGTGCTACTAGTGTCATGTATGAAGGGAAGCCCGATCGGACACCAGACCCCGGTCAATATTTTCGTCTTATTGATCAGCACAAAGTTACGGCACTTTTCTCGGTTCCGACGTCTTTTCGAGTATTACGAAGAACTGATCCGGACGTCAAGTATGGGAAAAAGTATAGCATGAAATCTCTTCGCACAATCTTCATCGCTGGGGAGCATTGTGATTCCGAAACGAAG atGTGGATTGAAAAGACCTTTAGGGTACCAGTGCTGAACAATTGGTGGCAAACTGAAACAGGATCAGCTATGACAGCTACATGTGTTGGTCTTGCACAAAACCTTAATCCACCCAACTTTACAACAGGTCTACCGTTTTGTGGATACGATA ttagAGTTTTACATCCAGACGGAACTGAAGCCGATCCCAATGAATTAGGACGCCTGGTGGTAAAGCTTCCCCTTCCGCCTGGAACAATGTCTACGCTGTACAGGAACGCTGAGTTGTTCGAAAACCTTTACTTCCATAAATATCCG GGTTACTATGACACTATGGATGCTGGATATAAGGACGAGAAAGGATATGTTTATGTTACCGCTCGAGATGATGATGTTATTAACGTTGCTGGTCATAGAATTTCAACATCGAGCTTAGAAGATGCAGTATTGAG GCATCCTGATATAGCTGACGCTGCCGTCTTTGGGGTACCAGAGCCAACGAAAGGTCAAATCCCGCTATGTCTTTATGTAATTAAAGAAGGAGTGAGTAAAGCTACTGCCAAATTATCAGTAGAGCTAATTTCACTGATTCGAGAGGTTATTGGCCCTATAGCAGCATTCCGACTGGTTGGTAGGGTGGACGGTCTTCCAAGAACAAGATCAG GAAAAACAATGCGAAAGGCAATGGCAGATTTCGCCGCTAATAAAACGGTAATTTTACCGGCAACAATTGAGGACGTTGAAGTTTTTGACGACATTAGACGAGCACTGCAAGAGCTAGGTTACGCCATGAACGCTCCGATGCCAGTAATTGGGACTAAAAAATAG